One stretch of Zingiber officinale cultivar Zhangliang chromosome 6B, Zo_v1.1, whole genome shotgun sequence DNA includes these proteins:
- the LOC121991845 gene encoding peroxidase P7-like → MASASSLLLKISFFLMLLFSTGKGQLSPSFYSQTCPTLAATVKLVMTTSVLLDRRTGASILRLFFHDCFVNGCDGSVLLDDAGSFVGEKGAGPNANSLRGFNVIDTIKTAVELLCPNTVSCADILAIAARDGVVLLGGPSWSVPLGRRDSTTASLSAANSNLPSPVSSLSQLISAFAAKGLNARDMTALSGAHTIGQARCVNFRSHIYSDANIDAAFAAQRQGTCPSSGGDNNLAPLDAQTANAFDNAYFQNLLSSKGLLHSDQELFNNGTQDSLVRQYATNPSAFAADFAAAMVKMSNIGPLTGSSGEIRTNCRRVN, encoded by the exons ATGGCATCCGCCTCAAGCTTATTGCTCaagatttctttcttcttgatgcTGTTGTTCTCGACTGGGAAGGGGCAACTTTCCCCGTCGTTCTACAGCCAAACGTGTCCCACTCTGGCCGCCACTGTGAAGTTAGTGATGACGACGAGTGTGCTTCTGGATCGCCGGACGGGAGCGTCCATTCTTCGGCTCTTCTTCCATGACTGCTTTGTTAAT GGTTGCGATGGGTCGGTTTTGTTGGACGACGCGGGGAGTTTTGTGGGGGAGAAGGGCGCCGGGCCGAACGCCAACTCGCTGCGCGGCTTCAACGTCATCGACACGATCAAGACGGCGGTGGAGCTGCTGTGCCCCAACACCGTCTCCTGCGCCGACATCCTCGCGATTGCTGCTCGCGACGGCGTTGTTCtg CTTGGTGGGCCATCATGGTCGGTGCCGCTGGGCCGCCGCGACTCCACCACCGCCAGTCTCAGCGCCGCCAACAGCAACCTCCCCAGTCCGGTCTCCAGCCTTTCTCAGCTCATTTCTGCCTTCGCCGCCAAAGGGCTCAACGCCCGCGACATGACCGCGCTCTCCGGCGCCCACACCATCGGCCAGGCCCGCTGCGTCAACTTCCGCTCTCACATCTACAGCGACGCCAACATCGACGCCGCCTTCGCAGCCCAGAGACAGGGCACCTGCCCTTCCTCCGGCGGCGACAACAACCTCGCGCCGCTGGACGCGCAGACCGCCAACGCCTTCGACAACGCCTACTTCCAGAACCTGCTCTCCTCCAAGGGGCTCCTCCACTCCGATCAGGAGCTGTTCAACAACGGCACGCAGGATTCGCTGGTGCGGCAGTACGCCACCAACCCGTCGGCCTTCGCCGCCGACTTCGCCGCCGCCATGGTCAAGATGAGCAACATCGGCCCGCTCACAGGAAGCAGCGGAGAGATCCGAACCAATTGCAGAAGGGTCAACTGA